ATTTATCCAGGCTTTTTTAATACAGTCTGATAAGAGGATAATTTCAGAGGCAGCTGATTATCTTTATCATTTAATTGTGGCACTTGAATATAAAAACATATCTTTTGAAAGTGTGATAGATGAACTTAAAAAAAGGCACAAGTAGCCTGATACTCGAAAATATAGTTGATGAAGTCTATGACACATTAAAAAGTTTGACAATAGAGGA
The window above is part of the Deferrivibrio essentukiensis genome. Proteins encoded here:
- the hisE gene encoding phosphoribosyl-ATP diphosphatase, with the translated sequence MDLSFLENLVKIIHDRKINPSESSYTAKLFEGGENKIIKKLGEENAEFIQAFLIQSDKRIISEAADYLYHLIVALEYKNISFESVIDELKKRHK